AGCTCTAGTTGTATTTCTCTGGTTGATAGTTCTCGCACACCCATACTCCTTAGATCAATGAGATATTCCATTTTGTGAAGCGCGAATCTTCCGTATGTAGTAAGACCTAGACGCAAGCAGAAGGGCATCTGTTGCCCAACGAACAAAACAAATAGCCTCGATATCTGCTCGATCAGATAGATACAGACACATCAAGGTAGCAATGTTTATAAGGCCAGTAAAAACGGTTGATGTGGTCAGCTCTTTAACATATCCCATGGCTCCGAGAACTGGCCATCCAATTAACATAGAGTAGAAGGAGAACAGGAGAACGGGAGAAACTAGGCACATAATACGTGCTCCGGCCACGTATTCTGTTCCTCCAAGCAGAAGCATTATGGGCTTAGATAAATAGCAATAGGCTAGGGTTCCAATCAAAAGGACTGGTAGCGCCATTAGCGCTAGTTTTTTTGCAAAAGAATAGTCGCTGCTATTCAACATATGAGGGTAGAGACTATTAGTAATAGGCGTATACAGTGCCTGAACAGCATTAACAGTAGTCAGAGTTAACGACCAAAAAGCAATACTTGATTTATCAGTAATTGCGAGTCCAATAATTATCGTTGTAAACCCGGAGAACAGCGATGAGCTGACGTTTGAAATGCAATAAATTGCGGAAGTTCGCAATTCGCATAACGTTGCTTGGATTGAAGGAAATGAGATCCATACTCGGAATAACCTTCGCATCGCCAGGAAGCTCCAGATAAGCCCCACTATGCCTCCTGCTATATCTGCAATAGCAACAAGAAGCAAATCTTCCGGTGTTTTTACGAATAGAAAACTAAGCGCGACAGTAAGGCCTTTTGAGACAAAATAGCGAGTCGTCAAAGGACCCATCTGCTCGTAGCCCTGAAATACAAAATCAGGCAGCAATGCCCTTAAAGATACCCCCACAAATGCCAACATTACATAGGTTAAGTTTTCACTCATAATTGGGATGAAATAACTAGCAACTAAAACAACCGCTACGAGAAATGCAAGTAGCAACAAACGAGCAAAGGTGATTGCCCCGACAAGCTGGGACACGGAGATCGTATCATCCCTCTTCTTTACAACGCCTTTTGTGCCAGACAATGTAAAACCAAAGTCCGCTATCGTCTGAATAATCCCCATAAAAGAAAGTACATAGGCATAAACTGCATAAGAGTCAGTCCCGAGCACTCGTGTAAGATACGGAACCAGCAGAAGCGGGAATATATACCTCAGTCCCTGAAGTCCGTACTGCCAAAATAAATTTTTATAAAAAGAAATATGTTTCATACTGACACTTCCAGAACCCTAAAACTTAGTGCAATAAATGACTTGAAGCTAAATTGCAGGTCACTTCTTCAGAGCCTCTACCAACAGAATTAGAAACACAGCAAGCTTTCTAAATCGGCACTTAAGAGCAACACAGAGAATCAAGTTGTCAAATCTTAAGTTTCGTAAATACACGCGATCGAATGCACCTTCACGTTTCATCTCGCTGAAGAAATGGATGAAAAGTTCGTGCTCTTTTCCGAATCATCCGAATCAGATAACTCACTTAGCTTCAGGAGATATAGGTATTGATTTACCTCTCCGACCGATGCTTCTATAGAGCAGGGCCCGCCCCACTTGTTTCCATAATCGATAAGTCGACGGTTTACGCGAATAATATCTTCAAGCTGGCTAGGTTTATATCGAGCTGTACTTGACGAGTCGTTAGGTCGGTAGTAATAAAGAACATCGTTGAGTTGCATGAGCGACGAAGAAGAGTCAACAATTGGAAGCAATTGAAACAGGTCTTCCCCATGCATCAATCCTCTATATGCCCCATAGGTTGTATTTAAATCTATGTGGCAAAGCCGTATGGCTTTGCCACATAGA
This genomic stretch from Paratractidigestivibacter faecalis harbors:
- a CDS encoding oligosaccharide flippase family protein; the protein is MKHISFYKNLFWQYGLQGLRYIFPLLLVPYLTRVLGTDSYAVYAYVLSFMGIIQTIADFGFTLSGTKGVVKKRDDTISVSQLVGAITFARLLLLAFLVAVVLVASYFIPIMSENLTYVMLAFVGVSLRALLPDFVFQGYEQMGPLTTRYFVSKGLTVALSFLFVKTPEDLLLVAIADIAGGIVGLIWSFLAMRRLFRVWISFPSIQATLCELRTSAIYCISNVSSSLFSGFTTIIIGLAITDKSSIAFWSLTLTTVNAVQALYTPITNSLYPHMLNSSDYSFAKKLALMALPVLLIGTLAYCYLSKPIMLLLGGTEYVAGARIMCLVSPVLLFSFYSMLIGWPVLGAMGYVKELTTSTVFTGLINIATLMCLYLSDRADIEAICFVRWATDALLLASRSYYIRKIRASQNGISH